A genomic window from Carboxydothermus pertinax includes:
- a CDS encoding carboxymuconolactone decarboxylase family protein, producing the protein MEPLIKPVAEEALPAEAKEIFAALKAKHEVVPPPLQVMAHNLSMLKLFTEKFKVLWEENPLDEKTKILIAYTISVLNNCAFCITNYTKQANDKGLTEKELLGVLALIDLVGSMNHFNNGIQLKP; encoded by the coding sequence ATGGAACCACTAATTAAACCGGTAGCCGAGGAAGCATTGCCGGCGGAGGCTAAAGAAATCTTTGCCGCCTTAAAAGCCAAACACGAAGTAGTTCCACCCCCTTTGCAGGTCATGGCTCATAACCTTTCTATGCTAAAACTTTTTACCGAAAAGTTTAAAGTTCTTTGGGAAGAAAATCCCTTAGATGAAAAAACAAAAATTTTAATTGCCTACACTATCTCTGTATTAAATAATTGCGCCTTTTGCATCACTAATTACACAAAACAAGCCAACGACAAAGGTTTAACAGAAAAAGAGCTTTTAGGAGTTTTAGCTTTAATTGATTTAGTGGGAAGTATGAATCATTTTAACAATGGGATTCAGTTAAAGCCATAA
- a CDS encoding DUF3866 family protein has product MIELKEGMVLQILNEDEETQELLVDINGSVEKALCYPNLTGKAKVKDRLLLNTTAVTLKLGTGGYHFVVANFNRPNQRLKGPGHIIKLRYTPMQLKCQAAEEEGTPYHEEVQNFRSLDGMPVVVCTLHSQLLPVIAGIRFTNKPLRIAYLMSDQGALPIAFSKTVKNLKQRGWLCGTVTFGHAFGGDLEAVNVYSALILAKVALKADVAIIAMGPGNVGTGTKWGSTALAQGEYLNAVKILGGSPVMVPRVSFADPRERHFGLSHHSLTVINEVSLVEFSLALPELKDERKKERLAQQTKSFPQRVRVFYFSEDYLSNLLTEEVANLSTMGRDFAKDREFFLTAAAGGVVAGKMLRRVEKNG; this is encoded by the coding sequence ATGATTGAATTAAAAGAGGGCATGGTTTTGCAAATTTTAAACGAAGATGAGGAAACTCAGGAATTATTGGTTGATATTAATGGAAGTGTCGAAAAAGCTCTTTGTTATCCCAACCTTACCGGAAAAGCAAAGGTCAAAGACCGCCTTTTATTAAACACGACTGCAGTTACTTTAAAACTCGGGACGGGCGGTTATCATTTTGTAGTGGCCAATTTTAACCGGCCAAATCAGCGCTTAAAGGGACCTGGGCACATTATAAAGCTTCGTTATACTCCCATGCAGTTAAAATGTCAGGCAGCAGAAGAGGAGGGCACTCCCTATCATGAAGAGGTCCAAAATTTCCGAAGTTTAGATGGAATGCCGGTAGTGGTTTGTACCTTACATAGCCAGTTATTACCGGTAATTGCTGGGATTCGTTTCACTAATAAACCCTTACGAATTGCTTATCTTATGAGCGACCAGGGGGCCTTGCCCATAGCTTTTAGTAAAACGGTGAAAAATTTAAAACAAAGGGGCTGGCTCTGTGGTACAGTTACCTTTGGCCATGCTTTTGGAGGAGATTTAGAGGCGGTAAACGTTTATTCGGCTTTAATTTTAGCAAAAGTAGCTTTAAAAGCAGATGTGGCAATAATAGCGATGGGACCGGGCAATGTTGGTACCGGAACCAAATGGGGGTCTACTGCTTTAGCGCAGGGGGAGTATTTAAATGCGGTAAAAATCCTTGGGGGCAGTCCCGTCATGGTACCCCGGGTCTCTTTTGCCGACCCCCGGGAGAGGCATTTTGGCCTGAGCCATCATTCGCTGACGGTGATCAACGAAGTTTCGCTGGTGGAGTTTTCTTTGGCCCTTCCGGAGCTAAAAGATGAGAGGAAAAAAGAACGCCTTGCCCAACAGACAAAATCTTTCCCCCAAAGGGTGAGGGTCTTTTATTTTTCCGAAGATTATTTAAGTAATCTCTTAACAGAAGAGGTTGCTAATTTATCTACCATGGGGCGGGATTTTGCAAAGGACCGGGAGTTTTTCTTGACGGCAGCTGCCGGTGGCGTAGTAGCGGGGAAGATGTTGAGGAGAGTTGAGAAAAATGGGTAA